A genome region from Prinia subflava isolate CZ2003 ecotype Zambia chromosome 12, Cam_Psub_1.2, whole genome shotgun sequence includes the following:
- the TMEM100 gene encoding transmembrane protein 100: MTNEPIKEILGTPKHPDSAPPEKSNNNDCVITTIPLVSECQLTAATGGAELSCYRCTVPFGVVILIAGVVVTAVAYIFNSHGSIISVFGLVLLSSGLVLLASSAVCWKIRQHKKKAKRRESQTALVANQRSLFG; encoded by the coding sequence ATGACAAACGAACCTATCAAAGAGATCCTGGGCACCCCAAAGCACCCCGACTCTGCACccccagagaagagcaacaaCAACGACTGTGTGATCACCACCATCCCCCTGGTCAGCGAGTGCCAGCTGACGGCAGCCACGGGGGGAGCGGAGCTCTCCTGCTACCGCTGCACCGTCCCCTTCGGCGTGGTCATCCTGATCGCCGGCGTGGTGGTCACCGCCGTGGCCTACATCTTCAACTCCCATGGCTCCATCATCTCCGTCTTCGGGCTGGTCCTGCTGTCCTCGGGACTGGTCCTGCTGGCCTCCAGCGCCGTGTGCTGGAAGATCAGGCAGCACAAGAAGAAGGCgaagaggagggagagccaGACGGCGCTGGTGGCAAACCAGAGGAGCTTGTTTGGGTAA